A stretch of the Perca flavescens isolate YP-PL-M2 chromosome 10, PFLA_1.0, whole genome shotgun sequence genome encodes the following:
- the sesn4 gene encoding sestrin-3 — protein sequence MIICTNKMEYPLRTQCQRVHKQVMVNGEKERVSLLFMKALVSRGSVDAVSQQMASHPQYLESFLRTQHYILHMDGPLPLPYRHYIAIMAAARHHCNYLVYLHSAQFLRVGGDPLWLQGLEAAPPRLRLLDHINKVLAHQPWLTACSHIQTLLKSGEQCWSLAELVQAVVILAHCHSLCSFVFGCDTDSDFVPLSKSPNGTPPSFCPFDAANGNTNVPQLLATPSEHITRRRSLDSSCDMVCLKERIQKSQEEREKREERLLQTQTLQQTDMEEEEEMIFFTDPTRFITDPDLCYQEFARREEDHFQVFRVQDYSWEDHGFSLVNRLYSDIGHLLDDRFRSVTTLPSMHSPDLKRAIWNYIHCVLGIRYDDYDYGEVNQLLAQDLKLYIKAVACFPDATKTPVCPLSLAPLKTSERIHVNLLIMEARLQAELLYALRAITQYMIA from the exons ATGATCATCTGTACGAATAAAATGGAGTACCCCCTAAGAACCCAGTGCCAGCGAGTCCACAAACAG GTGATGGTGAACGGAGAGAAGGAGCGAGTGTCGCTGCTGTTCATGAAGGCTCTGGTCAGCAGGGGGAGCGTGGATGCCGTGTCCCAGCAGATGGCCTCTCATCCTCAGTACTTGGAGAGCTTCCTGCGCACACAGCACTACATCCTGCACATGGACGGCCCCCTGCCGCTGCCGTACCGCCATTACATCGCCATCATG GCTGCGGCACGACATCACTGCAACTATCTGGTGTACCTGCACTCAGCCCAGTTTCTGAGGGTGGGCGGGGACCCTCTGTGGTTGCAGGGTTTGGAGGCAGCGCCCCCTCGCCTTCGTCTCCTTGACCACATCAACAAAGTTCTGGCCCACCAACCCTGGCTCACTGCCTGCTCACACATCCAG ACGCTGCTGAAGTCGGGCGAGCAGTGCTGGTCGCTGGCTGAACTGGTGCAGGCTGTCGTGATCCTGGCCCACTGCCACTCCCTCTGCAGCTTTGTGTTTGGATGTGACACAGACTCAGACTTTGTCCCTTTGTCCAAATCTCCTAACGGTACCCCGCCATCCTTTTGCCCCTTTGATGCTGCAAATGGCAACACCAACGTGCCTCAGTTGCTTGCCACTCCGTCCGAACACATAACACGAAGACGG TCTCTGGACTCCAGTTGTGACATGGTGTGTCTAAAGGAGAGGATCCAGAAGTCCCAGGAGGAGCgtgagaagagagaagagcgtctgctgcagacacaaacactcCAGCAAACAG AtatggaagaagaggaggagatgatATTCTTCACAGACCCAACGCGTTTTATCACAGACCCTGACTTATGCTATCAGGAGTTTGCTCGTAGGGAGGAGGACCACTTTCAAGTATTTAGAGTTCAG GACTATTCATGGGAGGACCACGGCTTCTCCTTAGTCAACCGGTTGTATTCAGACATCGGGCACCTCTTGGACGACCGATTCAGAAGTGTGACTACCCTTCCCTCGATGCACAGCCCCGACCTGAAGAGGGCGATCTGGAATTACATCCATTGTGTGTTAGGAATACG GTATGATGACTATGATTACGGAGAAGTGAATCAGTTGCTGGCGCAGGATTTAAAGCTGTACATCAAGGCTGTGGCCTGTTTCCCAGATGCCACTAAAACTCCAGTGTGTCCGCTGAGTTTGGCTCCACTTAAAACTTCAGAACGG ATACACGTTAATTTACTAATCATGGAGGCCCGGCTTCAGGCTGAGCTGCTGTACGCTCTGAGAGCCATCACTCAGTACATGATCGCCTAA